The proteins below are encoded in one region of Homo sapiens chromosome 8, GRCh38.p14 Primary Assembly:
- the SPAG11A gene encoding sperm-associated antigen 11A isoform X2 gives MKVFFLFAVLFCLVQTNSGDVPLGIRNTICRMQQGICRLFFCHSGEKKRDISSDPWNRCCVSNTDEEGKEKPEMDGRSGI, from the exons ATGAAggtcttttttctgtttgctgtTCTCTTTTGTTTGGTCCAAACAAACTCAG GGGATGTTCCACTGGgaattagaaataccatctgCCGTATGCAGCAAGGGATCTGCAGActttttttctgccattctggTGAGAAAAAGCGTGACATTAGCTCTGATCCCTGGAATAGGTGTTGCGTATCAAATACagatgaagaaggaaaagagaaaccaGAGATGGATGGCAGATCTGGGATCTAA